One window from the genome of Amycolatopsis sp. NBC_01480 encodes:
- a CDS encoding amino acid adenylation domain-containing protein, which produces MTEIFVAESVVPAASPALLPPWSLDPADRAAPAPALGDLVQAAASNWPDRPAVHDGRGGLTFAELEQQARALAAWLTEAGVRRGDRVAILAGKSALMPGLAIGIWKCGAVYVPLDAAQPAARLTALLDRLEPRAVLALDDRDPVVTDVGWAGRTQLDAILAGPAPERPAVAHEPEDTAYIIFTSGSTGTPKGVEISVASLVAYFGNHNEVLRFTPASRVFSLSPFHFDVSIEDTLLPLSLGAYVHQFRGVHAGAVMRAVITRERITHLIAVSTLLTMITEGGRQVTREKFPGLEMVMTGAEVCDPGVITTWKTQLPEVRVINVYGPTEATIVCVAHEIKRAEPERTSSYPIGKPLRGVAARLVTNGAEVREPGQVGELWIGGEQVMLGYFGQPEETARRVVEVDGVRYYRTGDLCSYDENGDLVFHGRNDDEVKLAGRRIHLGEIRQLALGCPGVGRAAVALVPRRGRDVIALVVMAPDQAVLADVERLLADLLPEYMRPGLVAWSPELTVSSTGKTDESRLMRRLAEAAQDSSANHFVLTPEGKAEPSDG; this is translated from the coding sequence GTGACGGAGATTTTCGTGGCGGAGAGCGTGGTTCCGGCGGCGTCACCGGCCTTGTTGCCGCCGTGGTCGCTCGACCCCGCCGACCGGGCCGCCCCGGCGCCCGCGCTCGGCGACCTCGTCCAGGCCGCGGCGAGCAACTGGCCGGACCGCCCGGCGGTCCACGACGGGCGCGGCGGGCTCACGTTCGCCGAGCTGGAGCAGCAAGCCCGGGCACTCGCGGCCTGGCTGACCGAAGCGGGCGTCCGCCGCGGTGACCGGGTGGCGATCCTGGCCGGGAAAAGCGCGCTGATGCCCGGCCTCGCCATCGGGATCTGGAAGTGCGGCGCCGTTTACGTCCCGCTCGACGCCGCGCAACCGGCCGCCCGGCTGACCGCCCTGCTCGACCGGCTGGAACCGCGGGCCGTGCTCGCGCTGGACGACCGGGATCCGGTGGTGACCGACGTCGGCTGGGCGGGCCGGACGCAGCTTGACGCGATCCTTGCGGGTCCCGCCCCGGAGCGGCCGGCCGTGGCGCACGAGCCCGAGGACACGGCGTACATCATCTTCACCTCGGGGTCGACGGGAACGCCGAAGGGCGTCGAGATCAGTGTCGCCAGCCTGGTCGCGTACTTCGGGAACCACAACGAAGTGCTCCGGTTCACGCCCGCCTCAAGGGTTTTCAGCCTGTCGCCGTTCCACTTCGACGTGTCGATCGAGGACACGCTGCTGCCGCTTTCGCTGGGCGCGTACGTCCACCAGTTCCGCGGCGTGCACGCCGGCGCGGTCATGCGCGCGGTCATCACCCGCGAGCGGATCACGCACCTGATCGCGGTGTCCACGCTGCTGACCATGATCACCGAAGGCGGGCGGCAGGTCACCCGGGAGAAGTTCCCCGGGCTGGAGATGGTGATGACCGGCGCGGAGGTCTGCGACCCCGGCGTGATCACCACCTGGAAGACCCAGCTGCCCGAGGTGCGGGTGATCAACGTCTACGGACCGACCGAGGCGACGATCGTCTGCGTCGCCCATGAGATCAAGCGAGCCGAACCGGAGCGCACCAGCTCGTACCCGATCGGCAAGCCCCTGCGCGGGGTGGCGGCACGCCTGGTGACGAACGGGGCCGAGGTCCGCGAGCCCGGCCAGGTCGGCGAGCTGTGGATCGGCGGCGAGCAGGTGATGCTGGGTTACTTCGGCCAGCCGGAGGAGACCGCCCGCCGCGTGGTCGAGGTCGACGGAGTCCGTTACTACCGCACGGGCGACCTGTGCAGTTACGACGAAAACGGCGACCTCGTGTTCCACGGCCGCAACGACGACGAGGTGAAGCTCGCCGGCCGCCGCATCCACCTGGGCGAGATCCGGCAGCTCGCGCTGGGCTGCCCGGGCGTCGGCCGGGCGGCGGTCGCGCTGGTCCCGCGCCGCGGCCGCGACGTGATCGCCCTCGTGGTGATGGCGCCGGACCAGGCGGTGCTGGCCGACGTCGAGCGGCTGCTGGCCGACCTGCTGCCCGAGTACATGCGCCCGGGCCTGGTCGCCTGGTCACCCGAGCTGACCGTGTCCTCAACCGGGAAGACGGACGAGAGCCGGCTGATGCGAAGGCTCGCCGAGGCGGCCCAGGATTCGAGCGCGAACCACTTTGTCCTGACGCCCGAAGGAAAAGCCGAGCCCAGCGATGGCTGA
- a CDS encoding alpha/beta hydrolase, which yields MAERLLNAEFARLAAARKLMAVPASTGSLTVDRANAERWISRFGGAEPDDGASVEAGAHSVLVRPAQEAEAAPHVFYIHGGGMVYYSTDTFRPFLRTLATALHAPVEAFDYLKAPEYDVEESVAQLGKHLAARCEELGDRELVLAGDSVGGLLSLYLSLRVLPGVFSRLVLIYPVLDLHTERESYRTFGEGYFLDRAAMRGFTSILRPFFTGRAFDPFVLPEIELARLPDCALVTAGCDVLRDEGIAWVRQLAEAPITVRHRQFPDLPHDFCLYAGKLASARRAVAEIAGTAFRLGVTAEAGPVNRS from the coding sequence ATGGCTGAGCGGCTGCTGAACGCCGAGTTCGCGCGGCTGGCCGCCGCCCGGAAGCTGATGGCGGTGCCGGCGTCCACCGGTTCGCTCACGGTGGACCGGGCGAACGCCGAGCGGTGGATTTCGCGCTTCGGCGGCGCTGAGCCGGACGACGGCGCGTCGGTCGAGGCGGGCGCGCATTCGGTGCTCGTCCGGCCGGCGCAGGAAGCCGAGGCCGCCCCGCACGTCTTCTACATCCACGGCGGCGGAATGGTCTACTACTCGACCGACACCTTCCGGCCGTTCCTGCGCACGTTGGCGACCGCCTTGCACGCGCCGGTGGAGGCCTTCGACTACCTGAAGGCGCCAGAGTACGACGTCGAAGAGTCGGTGGCGCAGCTGGGAAAACACCTCGCGGCGCGGTGCGAAGAGCTGGGGGACCGGGAACTCGTCCTCGCCGGGGACAGCGTCGGCGGACTGCTGTCGCTCTACCTGAGCCTGCGGGTGCTGCCCGGCGTCTTCTCGCGCCTCGTGCTGATCTACCCGGTCCTGGACCTGCACACCGAGCGTGAGTCCTACCGGACGTTCGGGGAGGGTTACTTCCTCGACCGGGCCGCGATGCGGGGTTTCACCTCGATCCTCAGGCCGTTTTTCACCGGCCGCGCCTTCGATCCGTTCGTGTTACCGGAAATCGAGCTGGCCCGGCTGCCGGACTGCGCGCTCGTGACGGCGGGCTGCGACGTGCTGCGTGACGAAGGCATCGCCTGGGTGCGGCAGCTGGCCGAAGCGCCGATCACGGTGCGGCACCGGCAGTTCCCGGATCTCCCGCACGATTTCTGCCTGTACGCCGGGAAGCTGGCTTCGGCCCGGCGCGCGGTGGCCGAGATCGCCGGGACCGCGTTCCGGCTCGGCGTGACGGCCGAGGCCGGGCCAGTGAACCGATCTTGA
- a CDS encoding AMP-binding protein: protein MRAAVNTEAAALPPWSIDPVDQGGPPPALGDLLVAPARKWPDRTAIADGDTDYTFAQLECGARAVAAWLAGQGVGAGDRVAVLAEKRAVMPLLAVAIWKRGGVYVPLDAAEPAARLRGLLTRLRPSVVITLDDRDLDVPAVQLDGTQLAAILAGPVVDHTTVAHQPEQPAYIIFASSPTGEPQGVENSPAALFAYFRNQNEVLRYASASRVLSLAPFHVDVSFLDTLLPLSLGAFVHQFRGLPAGAIMRAVLGRERITHLVAVSMLLAMITGDGRQLTRAKLPAIEVVLTGAEVCAPGVLAMWKHQLPQARIVHAFGPPEATVFCLNYEVPQGDPDRAYPVGRPLRGMRAKIVQDGAELHEPGAQGELWVGGDQVMLGYFDHPGETARLVVEADGTRYFRTGDICSYDPDGEIVFHRHDDPEIVSLAGRRTHLAELRRVALACPGVERAVAAIVPRNRRDVLALVVVAQEHQAVAEVEALLPDLPQYLRPALIAWSPVTEFDASALIDRLTVAAQQSASSHFVLAADGAAEPVAKGE, encoded by the coding sequence TTGAGAGCAGCGGTCAACACCGAGGCGGCGGCACTACCGCCGTGGTCGATCGATCCCGTGGACCAGGGCGGCCCGCCGCCCGCCCTCGGTGATCTGCTGGTGGCCCCGGCCCGCAAATGGCCGGACCGCACCGCGATCGCCGACGGCGACACCGATTACACCTTCGCCCAGCTCGAATGCGGCGCCCGGGCAGTGGCGGCCTGGCTGGCCGGGCAGGGGGTCGGCGCGGGGGACCGCGTGGCCGTCCTGGCCGAGAAACGGGCGGTCATGCCGCTGCTGGCCGTCGCCATCTGGAAACGCGGCGGCGTTTACGTCCCGCTCGACGCGGCCGAGCCGGCAGCCCGGCTGCGGGGACTGCTCACGCGCCTGCGGCCGTCGGTCGTGATCACGCTGGACGACCGGGACCTGGATGTTCCCGCCGTCCAGCTGGACGGGACTCAGCTGGCCGCGATCCTCGCCGGGCCAGTTGTGGACCACACCACCGTGGCCCATCAGCCGGAGCAGCCCGCGTACATCATCTTCGCCTCCAGCCCGACGGGCGAGCCCCAAGGCGTCGAGAACAGTCCAGCCGCGCTCTTCGCCTATTTCCGCAACCAGAACGAGGTTCTCCGTTACGCGTCGGCGTCCCGGGTGCTGAGCCTGGCGCCGTTCCACGTTGATGTGTCCTTCTTGGACACACTGCTTCCGTTGTCGCTGGGTGCTTTTGTGCACCAGTTCCGCGGGCTGCCCGCCGGCGCGATCATGCGCGCGGTGCTCGGCCGCGAGCGCATCACGCACCTGGTCGCGGTCTCGATGCTGCTGGCCATGATCACCGGGGACGGGCGGCAGCTCACCCGGGCCAAGCTGCCCGCCATCGAGGTCGTGCTGACCGGAGCCGAGGTTTGTGCTCCCGGCGTCCTGGCCATGTGGAAGCACCAGCTGCCCCAGGCCCGGATCGTGCACGCGTTCGGCCCGCCGGAGGCCACCGTCTTCTGCCTGAATTACGAGGTCCCGCAAGGGGATCCGGACCGCGCGTACCCCGTCGGACGGCCGCTGCGGGGCATGCGCGCGAAGATCGTGCAGGACGGGGCCGAACTCCACGAACCCGGGGCACAGGGCGAACTCTGGGTCGGCGGCGACCAGGTCATGCTCGGCTACTTCGACCACCCCGGGGAGACCGCCCGTCTCGTGGTGGAGGCGGACGGGACGCGTTACTTCCGGACCGGTGACATCTGCAGCTACGACCCGGACGGCGAGATCGTGTTCCACCGGCACGACGACCCGGAGATCGTGTCGCTGGCGGGCCGTCGTACACACCTGGCTGAGCTTCGGCGGGTCGCCTTGGCGTGCCCCGGCGTCGAACGGGCTGTGGCGGCCATCGTCCCGCGCAACCGTCGTGACGTCCTCGCTCTTGTTGTTGTGGCCCAAGAGCATCAGGCCGTGGCCGAGGTCGAGGCGCTCCTGCCCGATCTGCCCCAGTACCTGCGACCAGCACTGATCGCGTGGTCGCCGGTCACGGAGTTCGACGCATCTGCCCTGATCGATCGGCTCACGGTCGCGGCGCAGCAGTCGGCCTCCAGTCATTTCGTCCTGGCGGCCGACGGGGCCGCCGAGCCCGTAGCGAAGGGGGAGTAA
- a CDS encoding lysine N(6)-hydroxylase/L-ornithine N(5)-oxygenase family protein, translating to MTKTVDVDVLGIGFGPANIATAIAIEELGVDVSAVFLERRPGPSWQSAMMLDGSDIQHNAVRDLALPRNPRSRYTFLNYLFEHERLFEYLNVGLPFPLRKDYARYVIWAAEQFAGQVRYGSSVTTLDTVTEAGEDLVEATLADGSVIRARAAVVAPGRAPRIPAVFQGVDDPRVFHLTDYLNRVGELARIERPRVAVIGGSQSAVELTIDLNKRLQYVPGAEVHNIMRGFGYRQKDLSPFTNEVFYPSFIDYFYDSSEQSKRELSEELRFTNYSAADSDVIQALYTTMYEQGLDGDNRIKLVRNTAIESCAVEPDGITLRLREVHRGTVDQERFDAIVLATGFVDLTDVQGEQFLPTVLSGIAPKVGRTESGHAMVGREYELGAAPGGTLPPIYLNGLCETTHGLGDAGSFSLLSLRATTIAESLAKVFTSLKTTAAGA from the coding sequence GTGACAAAGACAGTGGATGTAGACGTCCTTGGTATTGGATTCGGTCCGGCCAACATCGCGACCGCGATAGCGATCGAGGAACTCGGCGTCGATGTCTCGGCGGTCTTCCTCGAACGCCGCCCGGGCCCCAGCTGGCAATCCGCGATGATGCTGGACGGGAGCGACATCCAGCACAACGCGGTCCGGGACCTCGCGTTGCCGCGAAACCCACGCAGCCGCTACACGTTCCTCAACTATCTCTTCGAGCACGAGCGGCTGTTCGAGTACCTCAACGTCGGGCTGCCGTTCCCGCTGCGCAAGGACTACGCGCGTTACGTGATCTGGGCGGCCGAGCAGTTCGCCGGCCAGGTCCGTTACGGCAGCTCGGTCACGACCCTGGACACGGTCACCGAAGCGGGCGAAGACCTCGTCGAAGCGACGCTGGCCGACGGTTCGGTGATCCGGGCGCGCGCCGCCGTCGTCGCGCCGGGCCGGGCCCCGCGCATTCCCGCCGTTTTCCAGGGCGTCGATGACCCGCGGGTGTTCCACCTGACCGACTACCTCAACCGGGTCGGCGAGCTGGCCAGGATCGAGCGGCCCCGGGTGGCCGTGATCGGCGGGAGTCAGAGCGCGGTGGAGCTCACCATCGACCTGAACAAACGGCTGCAGTACGTGCCGGGTGCCGAGGTGCACAACATCATGCGCGGCTTCGGGTACCGGCAGAAGGACCTCAGCCCGTTCACCAACGAGGTCTTCTACCCCAGCTTCATCGACTACTTCTACGACAGCAGCGAGCAGTCCAAGCGAGAGCTCTCCGAGGAGCTGCGCTTCACCAACTACTCGGCCGCCGACAGCGACGTGATCCAGGCGCTGTACACCACGATGTACGAGCAGGGCCTCGACGGCGACAACCGGATCAAGCTGGTGCGCAACACGGCGATCGAGTCCTGCGCGGTCGAGCCGGACGGGATCACGCTGCGGCTGCGCGAGGTGCACCGCGGCACCGTCGACCAGGAGCGCTTCGACGCGATCGTGCTCGCCACCGGCTTCGTCGACCTGACCGACGTGCAGGGCGAGCAGTTCCTGCCCACGGTGCTGTCCGGGATCGCGCCGAAGGTGGGACGCACCGAGTCCGGGCACGCCATGGTCGGGCGCGAGTACGAGCTCGGCGCCGCGCCGGGCGGCACGCTGCCCCCGATCTACCTCAACGGGCTCTGCGAGACGACCCACGGCCTCGGCGACGCCGGCTCGTTCAGCCTGCTTTCGCTGCGCGCGACGACCATCGCCGAAAGCCTCGCGAAGGTCTTCACCTCGCTCAAAACGACCGCGGCGGGGGCATGA
- a CDS encoding ATP-grasp domain-containing protein codes for MNLEGDRRPALIVMSDIAALARQHSLITDIAGRGLTPLVIVGPSTDLAKLTAYIGDPAHPLSRIAAVRKLPGPAIDGVLASVQDWVEDFDVRGVICSGEVFVDPAGTLAEALGLPGPGAWAARVCRDKVMQRVILRDHSPASRAFAPHARDSAKSDVYPCVVKPAGRMFSSGVFRVANEAELRAALSVYEPDETILVEELVTGREFSVEALVHRGEVVWSGVTGKLTNEDSGPYFTEIGHTSPANVPLAESAALVEANTAILKALRFGSGITHAEFRLQDGRPVLMEIAARLPGDAIMMMWHLATGRALEPAMVDLALGVRPEQPAPSRRAVQRFVEHHPGLLTDVRYAGEPVSWIAEDGYWPAVVPSSADAPARCASVMVGLTRGTRLGTLNDSNGRSACVVVDLPLAADPEPEVATHVSQVELTIEAG; via the coding sequence GTGAATCTCGAGGGCGACCGCCGCCCCGCGCTGATCGTGATGAGCGACATCGCGGCGCTGGCCCGCCAGCACAGCCTGATCACCGATATCGCCGGGCGCGGGCTGACGCCGCTGGTCATCGTCGGGCCGTCGACCGACCTGGCGAAGCTGACCGCGTACATCGGCGACCCGGCGCACCCGCTGTCGCGGATCGCGGCCGTCCGCAAGCTGCCCGGCCCCGCCATCGACGGCGTGCTGGCCTCGGTGCAGGACTGGGTCGAGGACTTCGACGTGCGCGGGGTGATCTGCAGCGGCGAGGTTTTCGTCGATCCCGCCGGGACTTTGGCCGAGGCGCTGGGCCTGCCCGGGCCCGGCGCGTGGGCGGCCCGGGTGTGCCGCGACAAGGTGATGCAGCGCGTCATCCTGCGTGACCACAGCCCGGCGTCGCGCGCTTTCGCCCCGCACGCACGGGATTCCGCGAAGTCCGACGTGTACCCGTGCGTGGTCAAGCCGGCAGGCCGGATGTTCAGCTCGGGCGTCTTCCGGGTCGCGAACGAGGCCGAGCTGCGTGCCGCGTTGTCCGTCTACGAGCCGGACGAGACGATCCTGGTCGAGGAACTCGTGACCGGGCGGGAGTTTTCGGTTGAGGCGCTGGTCCACCGCGGCGAGGTGGTGTGGAGCGGCGTGACCGGCAAGCTGACCAACGAGGACAGCGGCCCGTACTTCACCGAAATCGGCCACACCAGCCCCGCGAACGTGCCGCTCGCCGAGTCGGCCGCGCTGGTCGAGGCGAACACCGCGATCCTGAAGGCGCTGAGGTTCGGCAGCGGGATCACGCACGCGGAATTCCGCCTGCAGGACGGGCGCCCGGTGCTGATGGAGATCGCCGCCCGCCTCCCCGGCGACGCGATCATGATGATGTGGCACCTGGCCACCGGCCGCGCCTTGGAACCGGCGATGGTCGACCTGGCCCTCGGCGTGCGCCCCGAGCAGCCCGCCCCTTCGCGACGCGCGGTGCAGCGTTTCGTCGAACACCACCCCGGCCTGCTGACGGACGTGCGGTACGCGGGGGAGCCGGTGTCCTGGATCGCGGAAGACGGCTACTGGCCGGCCGTGGTGCCCTCGTCGGCGGACGCCCCGGCCCGCTGCGCGTCGGTGATGGTCGGCCTCACCCGAGGCACCCGCCTCGGCACCTTGAACGACTCGAACGGCCGGTCCGCCTGCGTGGTCGTCGACCTGCCGCTGGCCGCTGATCCCGAGCCCGAGGTCGCCACCCACGTGAGCCAGGTCGAGCTGACCATCGAGGCCGGTTGA
- a CDS encoding NAD(P)/FAD-dependent oxidoreductase — protein sequence MSTPISDDSQLDVAVVGGSIAGCTAAIRFRQLGHRVAVFDKKTMDDRFYKRLCTHFIQPHAVPVLAELGLAHLYEADYSVPTKAVFVTPGGLVEGPGNYLPGDQDLFALNLERRVLDPALRTAAREQGVEFADGTSVEKIEEDDFGWSLHTRDETGSRVFRARLVVAADGRRSRLAKELGNPAESRPNERAALFGYFSGITTRPDRRSVFIMNERDLACVYPLVDGRTQLVLFAEKSRVEGWGSTEGRLPQFLEYFDSLPDAPSMGDAVLEDGLLGYSDYPSQIRQAVAGSIPFVGDAALSLDPMSGVGCGFALVSADLLARSFTGRSLDKTGLVAGLAEYRQQLEEVLLPHAEGICVDSLVDKNAASRLRMFKTISANPDLSQQYLALTGRMLLPGEFQRLLMRAMMTRRTAPLKL from the coding sequence GTGAGTACCCCGATTTCCGACGATTCGCAGCTGGACGTCGCCGTGGTGGGCGGGAGCATCGCCGGCTGCACGGCCGCGATCCGCTTCCGCCAGCTGGGGCACCGGGTCGCCGTCTTCGACAAGAAGACCATGGACGACCGGTTCTACAAGCGGCTCTGCACGCATTTCATCCAGCCGCACGCGGTGCCGGTCCTGGCCGAGCTGGGGCTGGCCCACCTCTACGAAGCCGATTACTCGGTGCCCACCAAGGCGGTTTTCGTCACGCCGGGCGGGCTCGTGGAGGGGCCGGGCAATTATCTTCCCGGCGACCAGGATCTGTTCGCGCTGAACCTGGAACGGCGGGTGCTCGACCCGGCCCTGCGAACGGCCGCGCGCGAGCAGGGCGTCGAGTTCGCCGACGGCACCAGCGTGGAGAAAATCGAAGAAGACGATTTCGGCTGGAGCCTGCACACCCGCGACGAAACCGGGTCCCGCGTCTTCCGGGCCCGGCTGGTGGTGGCCGCGGACGGGCGCCGTTCGCGGCTGGCCAAGGAACTCGGCAACCCGGCCGAATCGCGGCCGAACGAGCGCGCGGCCCTGTTCGGTTATTTCTCCGGAATCACGACCCGGCCGGACCGCCGTTCGGTGTTCATCATGAACGAACGGGACCTGGCCTGCGTTTACCCGCTGGTCGACGGCCGGACCCAGCTCGTGCTCTTCGCGGAGAAGTCGCGGGTCGAGGGCTGGGGCAGCACAGAAGGCCGGCTGCCGCAGTTTTTGGAATATTTCGACAGCCTGCCGGACGCGCCGTCGATGGGCGACGCGGTGCTCGAGGACGGCTTGCTGGGCTACAGCGACTACCCGAGCCAGATCCGCCAGGCAGTGGCCGGCTCGATCCCGTTCGTCGGGGACGCGGCGCTGTCGCTGGACCCGATGAGCGGCGTCGGCTGCGGGTTCGCGCTGGTCTCGGCCGATTTGCTGGCGCGCTCGTTCACCGGCCGGTCACTCGACAAGACCGGGCTGGTCGCCGGATTGGCCGAATACCGGCAGCAGCTCGAAGAGGTCCTGCTGCCGCACGCCGAAGGAATATGCGTGGATTCCCTGGTCGACAAAAATGCCGCGTCGCGGCTGCGAATGTTCAAGACTATCAGCGCGAACCCGGACCTGAGCCAGCAGTATCTGGCGCTCACCGGACGAATGCTGCTGCCGGGTGAATTCCAGCGGTTGCTCATGCGCGCGATGATGACGCGCCGTACCGCTCCGCTTAAGCTGTAG
- a CDS encoding MDR family MFS transporter: MRFRPLAKARSSAGATFGGLPSGFWWLWAAQLINRVCGFVMPLLAFYVTDELHYNAAFAGAVVAAIGIGSLVAGPFGGILADWLGHRPTLVGAQAATAVAMVLLAYARSPWTLLVGAFVVGVVNNATRPAHNALIAEVVPSKDQARAYSLNFWAINLGYSVAMLSVGLVVFTGYTALFWLNGATMLISALLVALRVPGRGRTPAPADADGNSGGGFGAVLRDRAFVAFVIAEFLVLTILYQSESGLPIAMGRDGFSPSTFGQVAALNGIVIAVAQLPLTRLYKRFPESRVLAGSSALIGLGYSVLLLGHSPWIYGASIVVWTLGEIGNTPTSFAIVARISPEHLRGRYQGLFQVAWTGSLVVAPLVGGAVINAWGAAPLWIGCLVVGAVAAAAQFRIGTRLSRRAEPAAAAEPAASAGPAAPAEPTRELTPP; this comes from the coding sequence ATGCGATTCAGGCCGCTGGCCAAGGCGCGATCGTCGGCCGGAGCGACGTTCGGCGGCCTGCCGTCCGGTTTCTGGTGGCTCTGGGCCGCGCAGCTGATCAACCGCGTGTGCGGTTTCGTGATGCCGCTGCTCGCGTTCTACGTCACCGACGAGCTGCACTACAACGCGGCGTTCGCCGGTGCGGTCGTGGCGGCGATCGGGATCGGGTCGCTGGTGGCCGGGCCGTTCGGCGGCATCCTGGCCGACTGGCTCGGCCACCGGCCGACGCTGGTCGGCGCCCAGGCCGCCACTGCGGTCGCGATGGTCCTGCTCGCGTACGCCCGTTCGCCGTGGACCCTGCTGGTCGGGGCTTTTGTCGTCGGCGTGGTGAACAACGCGACGCGGCCGGCGCACAACGCGCTGATCGCCGAGGTGGTGCCCAGCAAGGACCAGGCCCGGGCGTACTCGCTCAACTTCTGGGCGATCAACCTCGGGTACTCCGTCGCGATGCTCTCGGTCGGCCTGGTCGTGTTCACCGGCTACACCGCGCTGTTCTGGCTCAACGGCGCCACCATGCTGATCAGCGCCCTGCTCGTCGCGCTCCGGGTGCCCGGCCGCGGCCGGACACCCGCGCCGGCTGACGCGGACGGCAACAGCGGCGGCGGGTTCGGCGCCGTCCTGCGAGATCGCGCTTTCGTGGCGTTTGTCATCGCCGAGTTCCTGGTGCTCACGATCCTCTACCAGTCCGAAAGCGGCCTGCCGATCGCGATGGGCCGGGACGGGTTCTCGCCCAGCACGTTCGGCCAGGTGGCCGCGCTCAACGGGATCGTGATCGCGGTGGCGCAGCTGCCGCTCACCCGGCTGTACAAGCGTTTCCCGGAATCACGGGTGCTGGCCGGCTCGTCGGCGCTGATCGGGCTGGGCTACTCGGTCCTGCTGCTCGGCCACTCGCCGTGGATCTACGGGGCGTCCATCGTCGTGTGGACCCTGGGCGAGATCGGCAACACCCCGACCAGTTTCGCCATCGTGGCGCGGATTTCGCCGGAGCACCTGCGCGGCCGGTACCAGGGCCTGTTCCAGGTCGCCTGGACGGGCTCGCTGGTGGTGGCGCCGCTGGTCGGCGGAGCGGTGATCAATGCCTGGGGCGCGGCCCCGCTCTGGATCGGCTGCCTGGTCGTCGGCGCGGTGGCGGCCGCCGCGCAGTTCCGCATCGGCACCCGGCTCAGCCGGCGCGCCGAACCCGCTGCGGCCGCCGAACCCGCGGCGTCTGCCGGTCCCGCTGCGCCCGCCGAGCCGACGCGCGAGCTGACTCCGCCGTGA
- a CDS encoding rhodanese-like domain-containing protein — protein MPVAVKDQIAENLEAALGTPVDLEPLPDDTPLNTLGLDSLLTIGVLVALMEDWGVDLGEHADSLVTPSTLGDLYALAERFAAAEAPTPNGSDMSRELRSQLDFYQEKLAYEIDSADLKTALDQGQELVVVDGRSAEAYAHEHIAGAISIPHRSISEELLDGHSKEPLYVAYCDGIGCNASTKTAIKFATSGFRVKELIGGLDWWKRDGYPTEGHAAHREAHDQVDCGCAG, from the coding sequence ATGCCCGTAGCGGTGAAAGACCAGATCGCCGAGAACCTCGAGGCGGCGCTGGGCACTCCGGTGGACCTCGAGCCACTGCCCGACGACACGCCGCTGAACACCCTCGGCCTCGACTCGCTGCTGACCATCGGCGTCCTGGTCGCGCTCATGGAGGACTGGGGCGTCGACCTGGGCGAGCACGCGGACTCGCTGGTCACCCCCAGCACGCTGGGCGACCTCTACGCGCTCGCCGAACGCTTCGCCGCCGCCGAAGCCCCGACCCCGAACGGAAGTGACATGTCCCGGGAGTTACGTTCGCAGCTGGACTTCTACCAGGAGAAACTCGCCTACGAGATCGACTCCGCGGATCTGAAGACCGCGCTCGACCAAGGCCAGGAGCTGGTGGTCGTCGACGGCCGCAGTGCCGAGGCGTACGCGCACGAGCACATCGCCGGCGCGATCAGCATCCCGCACCGCTCGATCTCCGAGGAGCTGCTGGACGGGCACTCCAAGGAACCGCTGTACGTCGCCTACTGCGACGGTATCGGCTGCAACGCCTCCACCAAGACCGCGATCAAGTTCGCCACCTCGGGCTTCCGGGTCAAGGAGCTGATCGGCGGCCTGGACTGGTGGAAGCGCGACGGCTACCCGACCGAGGGGCACGCCGCGCACCGCGAGGCCCACGACCAGGTCGACTGCGGCTGTGCCGGCTGA
- a CDS encoding GNAT family N-acetyltransferase codes for MNHDIKVQPIEPGQLDALLELCREHAVYEKADFREDGQVGRWHTAMFSEQPALHGWMATDNGEPCGFMTVTVDFATWSAKPFAYLDCLYLREPYRRMGLGRAFFERLREFAAAHRCDWAEWQTPPDNELGIGFYRRMGATAKAKARFTYEIEGLDLS; via the coding sequence ATGAACCACGACATCAAAGTGCAGCCGATCGAACCCGGTCAGCTGGACGCGCTGCTGGAGCTGTGCCGCGAGCACGCGGTGTACGAAAAGGCGGATTTCCGCGAGGACGGCCAGGTCGGGCGCTGGCATACGGCGATGTTCTCGGAGCAGCCCGCGCTGCACGGCTGGATGGCGACCGACAACGGGGAGCCCTGTGGCTTCATGACCGTCACCGTCGACTTCGCCACCTGGAGCGCGAAGCCGTTCGCCTACCTGGATTGCCTCTACCTGCGCGAGCCCTATCGCCGGATGGGGCTCGGCCGCGCGTTCTTCGAGCGGCTGCGGGAATTCGCCGCCGCCCACCGCTGCGACTGGGCCGAATGGCAGACGCCGCCGGACAACGAACTGGGCATCGGCTTCTACCGGCGCATGGGCGCGACGGCCAAAGCCAAGGCCCGGTTCACCTACGAAATCGAGGGGCTGGACCTTTCGTGA